From Streptomyces sp. NBC_01460, a single genomic window includes:
- a CDS encoding ABC transporter ATP-binding protein has product MPEKPAEPTERSAVRSLLRLWPYVRPVRARWIGAALVAVLASCLTLVIPLVLKWMVDGPVADRDPGGVWLGALYLLLLGIVEAGLFGLRRWLVARPLAGVEASMRADLYRHLQRLPVAFHDRWPSGQLLSRGTTDLMLMRMFLAFPLTFLLVNSTTILVGFVILFAQEWSLGLVLLAPAVPLMILCSLFETKYALVARRAQDQVGDLTTVVEESVLGIRIVKGFGRNRSQALAFRSLARRLRTTELGKARLLAGIWALVTAIPELAIGAALVLGTIEVADGGLSAGTLVAFLSTALALRWPVDSIGFLLAMSQESATAADRYFEVMDAAEEQEPEGPGAGAGEAGAGIVFDGVEFRYPDAEPGSPPVLARIDLRIRPGETMALVGATGSGKTTLTALVPRLHEVTGGRILLDGEDIAGMERSRLRELVSVAFEEPTLFSATVGENVLMGAEGASAQELHRALSVAQADFVHDLPQGVDTQVGEQGLSLSGGQRQRLALARAVVGTPRFLVLDDPLSALDVHTETLVEAALRRVLEETTAVVVAHRPSTVMLADRVALLSEGRISAVGTHQELLRTNAEYAWLMSGAGDGHVLVPEEGSTR; this is encoded by the coding sequence ATGCCCGAAAAGCCTGCAGAGCCCACGGAACGGTCCGCCGTGCGCTCACTCCTGCGACTGTGGCCCTACGTCAGACCGGTGCGTGCGCGCTGGATCGGTGCCGCCCTCGTGGCGGTGCTCGCCTCCTGTCTCACCCTGGTGATCCCGCTGGTCCTGAAGTGGATGGTGGACGGCCCCGTCGCGGACCGCGATCCGGGCGGGGTATGGCTGGGGGCGCTCTACCTGCTGCTGCTGGGGATCGTCGAGGCGGGGCTGTTCGGGCTCCGGCGGTGGCTCGTGGCCCGGCCGCTGGCCGGTGTGGAGGCGTCGATGCGCGCCGACCTCTACCGCCATCTGCAGCGGCTGCCCGTGGCGTTCCACGACCGCTGGCCGTCGGGGCAGCTGCTCTCGCGCGGGACCACGGATCTGATGCTGATGAGGATGTTCCTGGCCTTCCCGCTGACGTTCCTCCTGGTCAACAGCACGACGATCCTGGTCGGTTTCGTCATCCTCTTCGCCCAGGAGTGGTCCCTGGGGCTGGTGCTGCTCGCTCCCGCGGTCCCCCTGATGATCCTGTGCTCGCTCTTCGAGACGAAGTACGCGCTGGTGGCGCGCAGGGCCCAGGACCAGGTCGGCGATCTGACGACGGTCGTCGAGGAGAGCGTGCTGGGCATCCGCATCGTCAAGGGGTTCGGCCGCAACCGCAGCCAGGCGCTGGCCTTCCGCTCGCTCGCCCGGCGGCTGCGTACGACGGAGCTGGGCAAGGCCCGTCTGCTCGCGGGCATCTGGGCGCTCGTCACCGCCATCCCCGAACTGGCGATCGGCGCCGCGCTGGTGCTCGGCACGATCGAGGTCGCGGACGGCGGTCTGTCGGCGGGGACACTCGTCGCGTTCCTCTCGACGGCCCTGGCCCTGCGCTGGCCCGTCGACTCGATCGGCTTCCTGCTCGCGATGAGCCAGGAGTCGGCGACGGCCGCCGACCGCTACTTCGAGGTCATGGACGCCGCGGAGGAGCAGGAGCCCGAGGGGCCGGGCGCCGGGGCCGGGGAGGCGGGAGCGGGCATCGTCTTCGACGGGGTCGAATTCCGCTACCCCGACGCCGAGCCGGGCTCACCGCCCGTCCTGGCCCGGATCGACCTGCGGATCCGCCCCGGGGAGACGATGGCCCTGGTGGGGGCCACGGGGTCCGGGAAGACGACGCTGACGGCGCTCGTCCCCCGGCTGCACGAGGTCACCGGAGGCCGGATCCTGCTGGACGGTGAGGACATCGCCGGCATGGAGCGGTCCCGGCTGCGCGAGCTGGTGTCGGTGGCCTTCGAGGAACCGACCCTCTTCTCGGCGACCGTCGGGGAGAACGTGCTGATGGGCGCGGAGGGCGCGAGCGCGCAGGAGCTGCACCGGGCGCTGTCGGTCGCCCAGGCCGACTTCGTGCACGACCTCCCGCAGGGCGTCGACACGCAGGTCGGCGAGCAGGGCCTGAGCCTCTCCGGGGGCCAGCGGCAGCGCCTCGCCCTGGCCCGCGCCGTCGTCGGCACACCGCGCTTCCTGGTCCTCGACGACCCGCTCTCCGCCCTGGACGTGCATACGGAGACGCTGGTGGAGGCGGCGCTGCGGCGCGTACTGGAGGAGACGACCGCGGTGGTCGTCGCCCACCGGCCGTCCACCGTGATGCTGGCCGACCGGGTGGCCCTGCTGTCCGAGGGCCGGATCAGCGCCGTGGGGACCCATCAGGAACTCCTGCGCACCAACGCCGAGTACGCCTGGCTGATGTCGGGCGCCGGGGACGGACACGTCCTCGTTCCCGAGGAGGGCAGCACCCGATGA
- a CDS encoding ABC transporter ATP-binding protein, whose amino-acid sequence MTSTTADGPALADEDLPGKGPGRGAEGEDPFDADALPTPPGATRSLLASLLAPLRARVVVASLLLLVQQAAVQAGPLLVAYAIDSGVPAFRAHDYGPLVAVGIGYAVCAAGAGLLQYAFIRAAARINQDVLLDLRGRIFRHAQSLSVDFHERYTSGRLISRSTTDVESLRELLSEGLQELIGVVLSFVAISLMLLWLDLGIGAIAVASFAPLYLLVRSYRRRAADAYSARSSAMAAVIVKFAETMNGIRPVQAFRRERANDEDFAVSNRRHERRNGDALLEMARYVVGSRLVANTAVAAMVLWGAHRVASGTLALGVLAAAVLYLRRLYDPIDRLAMFLNSYQSAAASLEKIAGLLAQTPAVPEPATPRTLPVLAGEHPGREVVFDGVRFAYRTGGEVLPRFDLTVPAGQTVAVVGSTGAGKSTLAKLLARFYDPTEGRVLLDGTDLRDLATPELRRGVVMVTQEAFLFSGTIAENIAIGRPEATPEEIEHAAKAIGAHDFISALPDGYGTDVRKRGGRISAGQRQLVAFARALLADPAVLILDEATSSLDVPGERAVQRAMDTVLHGRTAVVIAHRLSTVEIADRVLVMEHGRIVEDGAPAGLIGGTGRFAGLHRAWRESLA is encoded by the coding sequence ATGACCAGCACGACCGCCGACGGACCGGCCCTCGCCGACGAGGACCTGCCCGGGAAGGGCCCCGGACGGGGCGCGGAGGGCGAGGACCCGTTCGACGCCGACGCCCTGCCCACTCCTCCCGGTGCCACCCGGTCCCTGCTCGCCTCCCTGCTGGCACCGCTGCGGGCCAGGGTGGTGGTGGCGTCGCTCCTGCTGCTCGTCCAGCAGGCCGCCGTGCAGGCCGGCCCGCTGCTGGTGGCGTACGCCATCGACAGCGGTGTACCCGCGTTCCGCGCCCACGACTACGGGCCGCTGGTGGCCGTGGGCATCGGGTACGCGGTGTGCGCGGCCGGCGCGGGGCTGCTCCAGTACGCCTTCATCCGGGCGGCCGCGCGGATCAACCAGGACGTGCTGCTCGACCTGCGCGGCCGGATCTTCCGTCACGCGCAGTCGCTGAGCGTGGACTTCCACGAGCGCTACACCTCGGGCCGGCTGATCTCCCGCTCGACCACGGACGTGGAATCCCTGCGGGAACTGCTCAGCGAAGGGCTGCAGGAGCTCATCGGGGTGGTCCTGTCGTTCGTGGCGATCTCCCTGATGCTGCTCTGGCTCGACCTCGGTATCGGCGCCATCGCGGTGGCCTCCTTCGCCCCCCTGTACCTGCTGGTGCGGAGTTACCGCCGGAGGGCCGCCGACGCCTACTCGGCACGCTCCTCGGCGATGGCCGCGGTGATCGTGAAGTTCGCCGAGACGATGAACGGGATCCGTCCGGTGCAGGCCTTCCGCAGGGAGCGCGCCAACGACGAGGACTTCGCGGTGTCCAACCGCCGCCACGAGCGGAGGAACGGCGACGCGCTGCTGGAGATGGCCCGTTACGTCGTCGGCTCCCGGCTCGTCGCCAACACGGCGGTCGCCGCGATGGTGCTGTGGGGTGCCCACCGGGTGGCGTCGGGGACGCTGGCGCTCGGCGTGCTGGCCGCGGCGGTGCTGTACCTGCGCCGGCTCTACGACCCGATCGACCGGCTGGCGATGTTCCTCAACTCCTACCAGTCGGCGGCCGCTTCGCTGGAGAAGATCGCGGGCCTGCTCGCGCAGACGCCCGCCGTGCCGGAGCCCGCCACACCGAGGACGCTGCCCGTCCTGGCCGGGGAGCACCCCGGCCGCGAGGTCGTCTTCGACGGGGTGCGGTTCGCCTACCGCACGGGGGGCGAGGTCCTGCCGCGCTTCGATCTGACGGTCCCGGCCGGCCAGACCGTGGCCGTGGTCGGCTCGACGGGCGCGGGCAAGTCGACGCTGGCCAAGCTGCTGGCCCGCTTCTACGACCCGACGGAGGGCCGGGTCCTGCTGGACGGCACCGATCTGCGCGACCTCGCCACGCCCGAGCTGCGGCGGGGTGTGGTGATGGTGACCCAGGAGGCGTTCCTCTTCTCCGGGACGATCGCCGAGAACATCGCGATCGGCCGTCCGGAGGCGACGCCCGAGGAGATCGAGCACGCGGCCAAGGCCATCGGGGCGCACGACTTCATCAGCGCCCTGCCCGACGGGTACGGGACGGACGTCCGCAAGCGGGGCGGCCGCATCTCGGCGGGGCAGCGGCAACTGGTCGCGTTCGCACGGGCCCTGCTGGCCGATCCCGCCGTACTGATCCTCGACGAGGCCACCAGCTCGCTGGACGTCCCCGGTGAGCGGGCGGTGCAGCGGGCGATGGACACCGTCCTGCACGGCCGTACCGCGGTGGTGATCGCGCACCGCCTGTCGACCGTGGAGATCGCGGACCGGGTGCTGGTGATGGAGCACGGCCGGATCGTGGAGGACGGCGCCCCGGCCGGCCTCATCGGCGGTACGGGACGCTTCGCGGGCCTGCACAGGGCCTGGCGGGAGAGCCTGGCCTGA
- a CDS encoding ABC transporter ATP-binding protein yields MAIIEVHGVHKAYGGRPAVDGVGFSVEEGEIFGILGPNGAGKTTTVECVEGLRVPDSGTVRVAGLDPATERHAVTQLLGAQLQESELQPKLTVGEALELYSAFYPRPADRNALAERLGLTEHLGRRFGKLSGGQKQRLFIALALIGNPRVVVLDELTTGLDPRARRDTWRLIEEIRDSGVTVLLVTHFMEEAQRLCDRVAVIDKGRVVALDTPGGLIGGAAGSTAISFIPSEPIAYTELDALPGTVSVDMTDPGGQVVIHGTDDTANAVITLLARHRITARRLRVAEAGLDDVFLDLTEQAS; encoded by the coding sequence ATGGCAATCATCGAAGTGCACGGGGTCCACAAGGCCTACGGCGGCCGCCCCGCGGTCGACGGGGTCGGTTTCTCCGTCGAGGAGGGGGAGATCTTCGGGATCCTCGGACCCAACGGAGCCGGCAAGACCACCACCGTCGAATGCGTCGAGGGGCTGCGGGTCCCGGACTCGGGCACCGTCCGGGTCGCCGGGCTCGATCCCGCCACCGAACGCCACGCGGTCACCCAGCTGCTGGGGGCGCAGCTCCAGGAGAGCGAGCTCCAGCCCAAGCTGACCGTCGGTGAGGCCCTGGAGCTCTACAGCGCCTTCTATCCGCGTCCCGCGGACCGGAACGCGCTCGCCGAACGGCTCGGGCTCACCGAGCACCTCGGCCGCCGCTTCGGCAAGCTGTCCGGCGGCCAGAAGCAGCGGCTCTTCATCGCGCTCGCGCTCATCGGCAACCCGAGGGTGGTCGTGCTGGACGAGCTCACCACCGGCCTCGACCCCCGCGCGCGCAGGGACACCTGGCGCCTCATCGAGGAGATCCGGGACAGCGGGGTGACCGTCCTGCTGGTCACCCACTTCATGGAGGAGGCCCAGCGGCTCTGCGACCGGGTCGCGGTGATCGACAAGGGCCGGGTCGTCGCGCTCGACACCCCGGGCGGGCTGATCGGCGGAGCGGCGGGATCGACCGCCATCTCCTTCATCCCCTCGGAGCCGATCGCGTACACCGAACTCGACGCGCTGCCCGGCACCGTCTCCGTCGACATGACCGACCCCGGCGGCCAGGTGGTGATCCACGGCACGGACGACACCGCCAACGCCGTGATCACGCTCCTCGCCCGCCACCGCATCACGGCCCGCCGGCTGCGCGTCGCGGAGGCGGGCCTGGACGACGTATTCCTCGACCTCACGGAACAGGCCTCCTGA
- a CDS encoding ABC transporter permease: MTAMNTTAPRPAPLAAVLRTETRLFLREPGSLFWILVFPAVLMTILGLIPSFRKADEALGGRSVIDLYVPVAVLLAMIMAGLQAMPPVLTGYRERGILRRMSATPVRPSALLAAQIVLHGAASLGSAALVLAVGRVAFGVRLPGQVFGYLLALLLAVACVLALGATICALSRTSRIATAVGSVAYLLMMFTAGVWVPVQTMPDLLRGIVELTPFGAASQALDQAASGDWPGLAHLGVMVVWTAALGTASTRLFRWE, translated from the coding sequence ATGACCGCCATGAACACGACCGCGCCCCGCCCCGCCCCGCTCGCCGCCGTCCTCAGGACGGAGACCCGGCTCTTCCTGCGTGAACCCGGCAGCCTGTTCTGGATCCTCGTCTTCCCGGCCGTCCTGATGACGATCCTGGGCCTGATCCCCTCCTTCAGGAAGGCCGACGAGGCCCTCGGCGGCCGCAGCGTCATCGACCTGTACGTACCGGTGGCCGTCCTGCTGGCCATGATCATGGCCGGGCTCCAGGCCATGCCGCCGGTCCTCACCGGATACCGGGAACGCGGCATCCTGCGCCGGATGTCGGCCACGCCGGTGCGTCCCTCGGCCCTGCTCGCCGCCCAGATCGTGCTGCACGGCGCGGCGTCCCTGGGCTCCGCGGCCCTCGTCCTGGCCGTCGGACGCGTCGCGTTCGGTGTACGGCTGCCGGGGCAGGTGTTCGGCTACCTGCTGGCCCTCCTCCTCGCCGTCGCCTGCGTCCTCGCCCTCGGCGCGACCATCTGCGCGCTGTCCCGGACGTCCAGGATCGCGACGGCGGTCGGATCGGTGGCCTACCTCCTGATGATGTTCACCGCCGGGGTCTGGGTGCCCGTCCAGACCATGCCGGACCTGCTGCGCGGCATCGTCGAGCTCACTCCGTTCGGCGCCGCCTCCCAGGCCCTCGACCAGGCGGCCTCGGGCGACTGGCCGGGCCTCGCGCACCTCGGCGTCATGGTGGTGTGGACCGCGGCCCTGGGCACCGCCTCGACCCGGCTCTTCCGCTGGGAGTGA